A single window of Zea mays cultivar B73 chromosome 10, Zm-B73-REFERENCE-NAM-5.0, whole genome shotgun sequence DNA harbors:
- the LOC100274147 gene encoding Pentatricopeptide repeat-containing protein At1g71460, chloroplastic-like encodes MPSMASSAAFSHAGISHPRFLHAKPACPPKPVPAQRPSRPELISAASTPRTSQAELRPDSKNASALSAELRRLARAGRLPSALSLLDHLSHRGVPATASAFATLLSACRSLLHARQIHAHLRIHGLDTNEFLLARLVELYITLGATDDARGVLDGMQQHGATAYSWNALLHGHVRWGRGEAAGPVADAFAEMRAAGANANEYTYGCVLKSISGSVRPSMTMATATHATLVKNAFAGAPGMLMTGLMDVYFKCGKVKLAVRVFEEMPERDVVAWGAAIAGFAHKGMKREALEHFRWMVEDGVKVNCVVLSSIVPVIGELRARNLGREVHGFVLKKFGNRKDVAKVQAGLVDMYCKCGDMISGRRVFYNSKKRNAVSWTALMSGYASNSRPDQALRCIAWMQQEGIRPDLIAVGTVLPVCTKLKALREGKQLHAYALRRWFLPNVSLCTSLITMYGTCDHLEYSHRVFHDMDKKTVQAWTALVDANLKNGDPFTAMDLFRSMLLTNRRPDAVAITRMLSACTDIGALRVGKEVHRQVLQLRMEQLPLVAAEVVNMYGRCGDLKAAQRVFNRTESKGSMTCTAIIEAYAVNQRHKDALHLFTWMLSNKFVPTKATFDVVLKICEAAGLHDEALGIFNSMVQEYKLETSQENFDCIIRLLTDAGRISEAQRFADLKSTLFNLPTPLLNSEQE; translated from the coding sequence ATGCCATCCATGGCGTCTTCCGCAGCCTTCTCACACGCAGGAATTAGTCACCCTCGTTTTCTCCATGCCAAGCCTGCATGTCCTCCCAAACCAGTCCCCGCGCAGCGTCCATCCCGCCCGGAGCTCATCAGCGCCGCCTCCACCCCCCGCACGTCCCAGGCTGAGCTCCGTCCGGACTCCAAGAACGCCTCCGCGCTGTCCGCTGAACTCCGCCGCCTCGCGCGCGCGGGGCGGCTCCCGTCCGCGCTCTCCCTCCTCGACCACCTCTCCCACCGTGGCGTCCCGGCTACCGCCTCTGCATTCGCCACGCTCCTCTCGGCCTGTCGCTCCCTCCTCCACGCGCGCCAGATCCACGCGCATCTCCGCATCCATGGGCTGGACACCAATGAGTTCCTCCTCGCCAGGCTTGTCGAGCTGTACATCACGCTCGGCGCCACTGACGACGCGCGCGGGGTGCTCGACGGGATGCAGCAGCACGGGGCGACCGCCTACTCGTGGAACGCGCTGCTGCACGGGCACGTCCGCTGGGGACGCGGGGAGGCAGCGGGCCCCGTCGCCGACGCGTTTGCCGAGATGCGCGCCGCGGGGGCCAACGCCAACGAGTACACGTATGGCTGCGTGCTCAAGTCCATCTCCGGGAGCGTCAGGCCGTCGATGACCATGGCCACCGCCACGCACGCGACGCTCGTCAAGAACGCTTTCGCAGGCGCGCCCGGGATGCTGATGACTGGGCTCATGGACGTCTACTTCAAGTGCGGGAAGGTGAAGCTCGCTGTGCGAGTGTTTGAGGAAATGCCTGAGAGGGACGTGGTCGCGTGGGGGGCAGCCATTGCTGGGTTCGCACACAAGGGGATGAAGCGCGAGGCCCTGGAACATTTTCGGTGGATGGTGGAGGATGGGGTCAAGGTGAATTGTGTGGTGCTCTCGTCAATTGTGCCAGTCATTGGAGAGCTGCGGGCGCGCAACTTGGGTAGAGAGGTTCATGGATTTGTCTTGAAGAAATTCGGAAATCGTAAAGATGTTGCAAAGGTCCAGGCGGGGTTGGTTGACATGTACTGCAAATGCGGTGATATGATCTCAGGTAGGCGAGTGTTCTATAACAGCAAGAAGAGGAATGCTGTGTCGTGGACAGCTTTGATGTCTGGGTATGCATCCAATAGTAGACCAGACCAGGCGCTGAGGTGCATAGCTTGGATGCAGCAAGAAGGAATCAGGCCAGACCTCATTGCTGTGGGAACAGTTCTCCCAGTCTGCACAAAGTTGAAAGCGCTAAGGGAGGGAAAGCAGCTCCATGCATATGCTTTAAGGAGGTGGTTCTTGCCCAACGTTTCCTTATGCACGTCACTGATCACCATGTACGGTACATGTGACCACTTGGAATACTCTCACCGAGTATTCCATGATATGGACAAGAAGACTGTACAAGCTTGGACTGCATTGGTTGATGCCAACCTCAAGAATGGAGACCCATTTACTGCTATGGATTTGTTCAGATCTATGCTGCTGACAAACCGCAGGCCTGATGCTGTTGCCATCACCAGGATGTTGAGTGCCTGCACTGATATTGGAGCATTACGAGTCGGCAAGGAAGTGCACCGTCAAGTGCTACAGTTGCGGATGGAACAACTCCCTTTGGTTGCAGCAGAAGTTGTAAACATGTATGGTAGGTGTGGAGACCTCAAAGCAGCACAGAGGGTTTTTAATCGAACAGAGTCCAAGGGATCCATGACCTGCACTGCGATAATAGAAGCTTATGCGGTCAACCAACGCCATAAGGATGCGCTGCATCTCTTTACTTGGATGCTGTCAAATAAATTTGTTCCTACCAAGGCCACATTCGATGTGGTTCTGAAAATCTGCGAAGCTGCAGGGTTGCATGATGAAGCCCTTGGAATTTTTAACTCTATGGTGCAAGAATACAAACTAGAAACATCCCAAGAGAATTTTGACTGCATCATCCGCCTCCTTACTGATGCTGGCAGAATTTCTGAAGCACAACGCTTTGCTGACCTGAAATCTACACTGTTTAATTTACCAACTCCGCTTTTGAACTCTGAACAGGAATAG